The genomic region GTTTGAATTAGTTGAATTAGAAGACTCACTACCTGTTAAACCGAGTGATTCATTTACTTCATCAGGGTTCACATTGTCAAATGTATCAACAATCTCGTTACCCATTAAAGTATAGGTATACTGATAACTTGAAGGAATCTGCGTTTCCGTATTCGGATATGTGATAATTGCTTCAAAATTTGTAGCTCCACCTGCTCTACTGATCGCGTCTTCCATATAGGCTTGATCACCGTGTCGGTTGAGCGTACTATCTTGTGGGGTAATATTATAAGCATTTGCTACCCCTCCTAGAGAATCAGCAATGACATGTCCTTCATCTAAAACGTCACTTTCAACACCTGGAACCTTTGCCTCATCAGAATAGTATCTGCCAGACGATAATACAGGTTCGTTACTGTCATCTTGTAGAACGATTTCGTCAGCAATGACACGTACTAGTTGCCCGTATTCATTAGTAAATGCCCAATATTCACGGTCCCCATAACCAATGTCTACGACGACGTTAGGTTCACGATACCCAGACAAATCACCACCATCAACTTCAATAAGTTTGTATCCCGAAAATAGTTCATTATTTGGTTGGGTTGTTTTTTCCTCCGCAACCGGAACATTCGGTGTTTCCTCAACTACTGGTTCATCAACAACCGTAGTGACAGTTTCTTCTTTTTTTGCATTATTTTTATTTTCAACTGTTACTTCTTGTGAATCTGTTTCTACATCTGTATTGGATGAATCTTCTACGTTGGTACAACCAACCATAAAGATGATCGTTAAAAGTAAGATTAAATAGTTCATTTTCTTTTTCACTTTAGGACTCTCCTATAATAGTTTTATATTATTCATTCTAAAAACGGTGACTTTCAACTTTTCCCCAAAACCTATTTTGTCTTATTCTATAATCTTACCATAAAAGACTAATAGCTTATTGAATTAATCTGCCCGTTCGTAAGTAGAAACTTTTACAGTCTTTGTAAAAGTAAAGCCTAGTTGTAAGTTATGGAGCAATTTACGGTTGTTATAATAATTCAACATAAGAGCAACTATGTTGATTTTTGCTAGTGTGAAATTAGGAAAAAGAGTCAAAAATTCAACATAGTTTATTTAAAATAATTGTTTTATAATTCCACATAGTTTACTTAGTCTTTAAACTCGTCATATAAATGTACAAAAAGGTTATGTTTTAAATAAGAGTGTATTTTGAAAAGTTGTGCTCAAAATACACTCTTTATATTTGCTCTTATATCAAAGTTTAGAGCAATCAAATTTATTTACTAGTTCCCTCTATTATATATACTCTCCAAAAACTTCATGATTCCATCCATGAATCGCATGACGCTCTTTTTCAAAAATCTTTTCTAAATAGATCATGGTTGTTTCAATTTTTTCATGACCGAGCGAGCGCATGATCTGATAAATATCTACTCCACTTTTATGAGAAATAATTGCAAAGGCATGTCGGAAAGTATGTGGCCCAACAGGAGATGAGCGATGTAAAATAAAAGGGAGATTCGTTTCTTTGATGATTTTGGTCAAATACTGTGATAAATAGGATGGGCTATATGGATTCCCTGTATTCGTAGTAAATAAGTGGCTTTCTTTATCGGAATCTGTTAGATTTTTCAGTCCTCTAGCTTCCCGAAACATATGAATGCTATGTAAGACTTTCTCTTTCAAGGGAATCTGTCTCCATTTGTTTCCTTTTCCCAATACATTTAGAAAGTAACCCCCGTTGATTGAATCATATTGGAGATTTTTTACTTTCAACTTACAAAACTCTTCATTTCTTAAACCTGTAGTGGTTAGTACATGAATCATGGCAAAGGCTATAGGATGATTAATTTTACGGAAGTGATCGAGCAGTTGTATTACTTCTTGTGGCCCTAGGTCACGATTAGGCCGATCATCTTTTCTTACTGTTGCTGTAAGTAAGCCTTTATGTAACGGTTCATGAATATATTCCACCTCATACATGAATACCAGGAAGTTTTTAATAATCGTTGTTTTTCTTGCTAAGGTGGCTGCTGAGTATGATCCGTTCTTTTGTACATAGGGGCTTTTTTCCGCTAGCCATTCTTGGTATCTCCTCATATGGCGGGGAGAAAGTGATTTGAATAAAGAACCTTCTATTATATAGTCCATATCTACATCAATCTCTTCAGAATATCGAACTATTTGTTCTGTAAATTGCGTGAGTTCCCGTTCATACTCTTTGATGGTTCGGGAGGATTTATCATGCTGCTGATTCAAATGCTGTTTTCGATATAAAAACCACTGAATCATTTCCACATCTGAAAAATCCGAAAACGGCTTCTCTCGGTTTTTCTCTGCAAGATCTAATTGCTCTTGTAAAAGATGAACTGAAGAACAGTCTCCAATCCTCTTTTTCCACTCATTTATTTGAAGGTCTTTATTTTTTAATATTAAATTATTCATATTTAATTCACCTTCTTTTTGAATTATCAAAACTAATACCTATATGTGATAAATCATGCATATCTATTAATTTAGTAAGTTATATACATTATAACAAATATTAAAATACATATAAATTTTGATTAACCTAAAAAAATGTTCCCTTTGTTTATGTTAGATATATAATATACATTAACATATTTTATTAATATCTATATATTGATTGATATTTACTTATATAGATATTAAAATGAATTTTAGTTAATAATTAAAAATATGTAATTAAATGTTTATATTAATAGATACCTAAAGAGATAGATATCATTATATATAATTATTTCTTTTAAATAAATAATTGAACAGAAGAACAGGGTTATTAATAAGGTAGGGGTAGTTGGATATGAATGAATGGTATACACAAAAAGAAGTGGCTGAAAAATTAGCGGTTTCGAAAGCAACTGTTTATCATTATGCAAAACAAGGAAAAATAAGAAAAATTGCAGATCCACATCGGTTACACCGAGAGGCTCGCTATTATAAAGAGGAAGTAGATAGGATAGCTATGGAGAGAGAAGGTCACCCAACCGGGATGCGTCCATCGGAAGTGGCGAAACAGTTAGGATTATCGGTTCAAAGCGTCTACAAATATATTAAAGATGGTACCATTCAAGCGGTAGAGGTTCCTTTTGGTGATGAACGAACAACCTATGTGATTTCAGACGAGGCCTTCGAGAAGGCAAAGGAATACTTCCAATCTTCGGAATCGGATCGTGTGCGAAGAAGTGAATTCTATGATTCTACGAATGATATTGCACTTTTTCAATATTTTCAGTCGTCGGATAGTATAGCTGCTAGAGTAATGAAAGACGAGGAGCATAACTGGGGCTTTTATCTTCTTGAGTATCAAAAATGGGTGGAATATAAGGAAGGAATTGAAAAGTATGGATTAGAACCATGTTATGAGATCCATAAAGATACACTAGATTATAAAGGATATGTTCATATCCAAGTTTCAAAAGGAGAGGATATTTTATATCCATTTATTGATTTCCTTTATGAATCATGGGGGATTGAAAATGTGGGGATCCGTGAACAGGAACAGAGCGTTTATATTTCAATGAAAGCAGGGGAGACGTCTCTTCTAAATTCGATTCCTTTTTCTTTGGATCAAATGCTTCCTTTTATACAGGAAGGAACGATAGAGATTGTAGAGGGGTTATTGATCGTTCGAAGTGCATATCGTAAAACGAACTTAGAATTGCCGATAAAGATGTTGGATAAGGTAAAGGAATTAGCAGAACAAGAGAATATCACCTTGAGCCAGTGGGTGGAGAGAGCAATTAATAAAGTTCTTAGTAGTTAATAATCCATAATTCATTTTAAAAAAATAGAGCATTATATTGTAAAGTTCCCCCTTTCGGGAGAAGCTACATTATACCTCAATGAGTAATATTCAAGATTTTAAATTACCAGATGAAGAATCAGAAACTATCATGTGGCTGACGGGATATTAGTTTGAGGATTTGCTCGATATAATAAGGAAGAAACCCGTCAAAAGCAGAGGGGTAAACCCGGAAGAAAAGTATCGCCGAGATCGGGCGATCATTTACTTGCTTACAGATGCCCGATTCCGTGTTGATGAGCTTTCCAACTTAA from Niallia sp. XMNu-256 harbors:
- a CDS encoding DNA/RNA non-specific endonuclease yields the protein MKKKMNYLILLLTIIFMVGCTNVEDSSNTDVETDSQEVTVENKNNAKKEETVTTVVDEPVVEETPNVPVAEEKTTQPNNELFSGYKLIEVDGGDLSGYREPNVVVDIGYGDREYWAFTNEYGQLVRVIADEIVLQDDSNEPVLSSGRYYSDEAKVPGVESDVLDEGHVIADSLGGVANAYNITPQDSTLNRHGDQAYMEDAISRAGGATNFEAIITYPNTETQIPSSYQYTYTLMGNEIVDTFDNVNPDEVNESLGLTGSESSNSTNSNTSGDISSVDSNGNGQVTIKEAKEAGFSMPITSDHWLYPYMDDRDNDGMVGE
- a CDS encoding tyrosine-type recombinase/integrase, with the protein product MNNLILKNKDLQINEWKKRIGDCSSVHLLQEQLDLAEKNREKPFSDFSDVEMIQWFLYRKQHLNQQHDKSSRTIKEYERELTQFTEQIVRYSEEIDVDMDYIIEGSLFKSLSPRHMRRYQEWLAEKSPYVQKNGSYSAATLARKTTIIKNFLVFMYEVEYIHEPLHKGLLTATVRKDDRPNRDLGPQEVIQLLDHFRKINHPIAFAMIHVLTTTGLRNEEFCKLKVKNLQYDSINGGYFLNVLGKGNKWRQIPLKEKVLHSIHMFREARGLKNLTDSDKESHLFTTNTGNPYSPSYLSQYLTKIIKETNLPFILHRSSPVGPHTFRHAFAIISHKSGVDIYQIMRSLGHEKIETTMIYLEKIFEKERHAIHGWNHEVFGEYI
- a CDS encoding helix-turn-helix domain-containing protein codes for the protein MNEWYTQKEVAEKLAVSKATVYHYAKQGKIRKIADPHRLHREARYYKEEVDRIAMEREGHPTGMRPSEVAKQLGLSVQSVYKYIKDGTIQAVEVPFGDERTTYVISDEAFEKAKEYFQSSESDRVRRSEFYDSTNDIALFQYFQSSDSIAARVMKDEEHNWGFYLLEYQKWVEYKEGIEKYGLEPCYEIHKDTLDYKGYVHIQVSKGEDILYPFIDFLYESWGIENVGIREQEQSVYISMKAGETSLLNSIPFSLDQMLPFIQEGTIEIVEGLLIVRSAYRKTNLELPIKMLDKVKELAEQENITLSQWVERAINKVLSS